A single window of Mustela erminea isolate mMusErm1 chromosome 4, mMusErm1.Pri, whole genome shotgun sequence DNA harbors:
- the LOC116588775 gene encoding proline-rich nuclear receptor coactivator 2-like — protein MGGGERYHIPAPQSRNVSKNQQQLNRQKTKDQNSQMKIVHKKKERGHTYTSSAAAQQAMQNGGKNKNFPNNQNWNSSLSSPSLLLKSQTNQNYAGAKFSEPPSPSVLPKPPSHWVPVSFNPSDKKIMTFQLKTLLKVQV, from the coding sequence ATGGGTGGCGGAGAGAGGTACCACATTCCAGCCCCTCAATCAAGAAATGTTAGTAAGAACCAGCAACAGCTTAATAGACAGAAGACCAAGGATCAGAATTCCCAAATGAAGATTgttcataagaaaaaagaaagaggacataCTTACACCTCATCAGCAGCTGCACAGCAGGCCATGCAAAATGGGGGCAAGaacaaaaattttccaaataatcaAAACTGGAACTCTAGCTTATCAAGTCCTAGCTTACTTCTTAAGTCTCAAACTAATCAAAACTATGCTGGAGCCAAGTTTAGTGAGCCACCATCACCAAGTGTTCTTCCTAAACCACCAAGCCACTGGGTTCCAGTCTCCTTTAATCCTTCTGATAAGAAGATAATGACATTTCAACTTAAAACCTTACTTAAAGTACAggtataa